Proteins encoded by one window of Salmonirosea aquatica:
- a CDS encoding alpha-ketoacid dehydrogenase subunit alpha/beta produces MLLNETLPENSVFSVEKVLTDYRIACESRQVSLLGRKDVMGGRAKFGIFGDGKEVAQLALAHVFQRGDFRSGYYRDQTIEAALGNLTWTQFFAQLYAHPDLHHEPHTGGRSMNGHYATRWLDENGKWIDQTQLYNSVCDISPTAGQIPRSLGLAYASKLYRLNKDLQYLTTFSHKGNEIVFATIGDASTSQGMFWETMNAAGVLQVPLLMSVWDDGYGISVPIEYQTTKSSISKALAGLQREPHEDGVEIITVKGWDYPALVETYQRAAELCRSQQIPVLVHVQELTQPQGHSTSGSHERYKGDARLLWEAEHDCNLRFKEWILENGYAASEELEAIENEAKETAREARNEAWKAYRQPIEDDLKDVQLLLENATRESSHHTDDLKDSINDLNRAHYPIRRDIVMAVRKALRALRDEPIATVPPLKEWLHGELLRNEKRFSAHLYSESDESPLRVESIPPTYSEDGPTVDGREVIRAYFDILFARDLRVVALGEDVGHIGDVNQGMAGLQEKYGEIRITDTGIRETTIIGQGIGLAMRGLRPIVEIQYFDYVFYTLATLTDDLATLRFRTAGGQKAPLIIRTRGHRLEGIWHSGSPMGAMLGSLRGLHIVVPRNFTQAAGLYNTLMQGDDPALVVEPLNAYRLKEKLPDNLGEYTVPLGQPELLREGTDLTIVTYGSMCRIVLEAASQLASLGIETEVIDVQTLLPFDLDQRIVKSIQKTNRVIFADEDLPGGASAFMMQQVLEVQNAYRWLDSAPQTISAKEHRPSYGSDGDYFSKPNVEDVVEAAYALLHEAEPHHFPNYL; encoded by the coding sequence ATGCTTCTAAACGAAACCTTACCGGAAAATAGTGTATTCAGCGTCGAGAAAGTACTTACGGACTATCGGATTGCCTGCGAAAGCCGACAGGTAAGCCTGCTGGGACGGAAGGACGTGATGGGCGGTAGGGCGAAATTCGGAATCTTTGGCGACGGTAAGGAAGTAGCTCAGCTTGCGCTGGCCCACGTGTTCCAGCGGGGAGACTTCCGGTCGGGATATTATCGCGATCAGACCATTGAAGCGGCCTTAGGGAATTTGACCTGGACACAGTTTTTTGCGCAGCTATACGCTCATCCTGACCTGCACCACGAGCCGCACACCGGAGGCCGCTCCATGAATGGCCACTATGCCACCCGCTGGCTCGACGAAAACGGCAAATGGATAGACCAGACCCAACTTTATAATTCCGTATGTGACATTTCGCCTACCGCCGGGCAGATTCCCCGTTCGCTGGGACTGGCCTACGCCTCCAAACTCTATCGACTCAACAAAGACCTTCAGTACCTTACCACTTTTTCCCATAAAGGTAACGAAATCGTGTTTGCCACGATCGGCGACGCCTCTACGTCGCAGGGTATGTTCTGGGAGACCATGAACGCGGCCGGCGTGCTACAGGTACCCCTGCTGATGTCGGTCTGGGACGATGGCTATGGAATATCGGTGCCGATTGAATACCAGACGACTAAAAGCAGCATTTCCAAAGCATTGGCCGGACTCCAGCGCGAACCCCACGAAGACGGTGTAGAAATAATCACTGTAAAAGGGTGGGACTACCCGGCCCTGGTAGAAACCTACCAACGAGCGGCTGAACTCTGCCGCAGCCAACAGATACCCGTACTGGTGCACGTACAGGAATTGACCCAGCCCCAGGGGCATTCTACTTCGGGTTCGCACGAACGCTACAAAGGGGACGCGCGACTGCTGTGGGAAGCCGAGCATGACTGTAATCTGCGGTTCAAGGAGTGGATTCTTGAAAATGGCTATGCTGCTTCCGAAGAACTGGAAGCGATTGAAAATGAGGCAAAGGAAACCGCCCGGGAGGCCCGCAATGAGGCTTGGAAAGCCTATCGACAGCCCATCGAGGACGATTTGAAAGACGTGCAGCTGCTGCTCGAAAATGCAACCCGGGAAAGCAGCCACCATACGGACGATCTTAAGGATAGCATCAACGATTTAAACAGAGCGCATTATCCCATTCGGCGCGACATCGTAATGGCAGTTCGTAAGGCCTTGAGAGCCCTGCGCGATGAACCGATTGCCACTGTACCACCTCTGAAGGAGTGGCTGCACGGGGAGTTGCTTCGCAATGAAAAACGCTTCAGTGCTCACCTATACAGCGAATCCGACGAATCGCCCCTGCGGGTTGAATCCATCCCGCCTACCTACTCGGAAGATGGCCCGACAGTCGATGGGCGCGAAGTGATCCGCGCTTATTTCGATATTTTGTTTGCCCGTGATCTGCGGGTGGTAGCCCTGGGTGAAGATGTGGGGCATATTGGTGACGTGAATCAGGGGATGGCGGGCCTACAGGAAAAGTATGGCGAAATACGCATTACTGATACAGGCATTCGTGAGACCACCATTATCGGCCAGGGAATCGGCCTGGCGATGCGCGGACTACGGCCTATCGTCGAAATCCAGTATTTCGACTACGTGTTTTATACTCTGGCTACCCTGACCGACGATTTGGCCACCCTGCGCTTCCGCACGGCGGGCGGGCAGAAGGCTCCGCTCATCATCCGTACGCGGGGCCACCGCCTCGAAGGCATCTGGCATTCAGGTTCGCCCATGGGAGCCATGCTGGGCAGCTTGCGCGGCTTACATATCGTAGTACCCCGTAATTTCACGCAGGCGGCAGGATTGTACAACACTTTGATGCAGGGCGACGATCCCGCGCTGGTTGTGGAACCTCTGAATGCCTACCGCCTCAAGGAGAAACTACCCGACAATCTGGGCGAATACACGGTTCCTCTTGGGCAGCCCGAGCTCCTAAGGGAAGGTACCGACCTCACCATTGTCACCTACGGCTCCATGTGCCGCATCGTGTTGGAAGCCGCTTCTCAGCTGGCCAGCCTGGGCATCGAAACCGAAGTGATCGATGTACAGACTCTGCTCCCCTTCGACCTGGATCAACGTATTGTGAAGTCCATTCAGAAAACTAACCGGGTGATTTTTGCAGACGAAGATTTACCCGGTGGTGCTTCGGCCTTCATGATGCAACAGGTACTGGAAGTACAAAATGCCTACCGCTGGCTTGATTCTGCTCCCCAGACAATCTCCGCCAAAGAGCACCGCCCATCGTACGGATCCGATGGCGACTATTTTTCCAAACCGAATGTAGAGGATGTGGTAGAAGCGGCCTATGCCCTTCTTCATGAAGCCGAGCCGCACCATTTTCCGAATTACCTGTAG
- a CDS encoding sugar transferase, whose translation MYARFGKRMLDLAVSFLLLVLLSPFLVLITLFLAVANGGKPFFRQERPGQNGRIFTVIKFKTMNDRRDAAGQLLSDAERLTRIGKFVRRTSLDELPQLWNVLRGDMSLIGPRPLLVEYLPLYNKTQRKRHDVRPGITGWAQVNGRNTLGWTDKFAHDVWYVEHLSLGLDVRIVFLTLAKIIRSEGITSETSATMEKFRGG comes from the coding sequence ATGTACGCACGTTTTGGCAAACGGATGCTTGACCTGGCGGTGTCGTTCCTATTGCTGGTTTTACTTTCTCCTTTCCTGGTACTTATTACGCTTTTTCTGGCGGTAGCCAATGGAGGCAAACCTTTTTTCCGGCAAGAGCGACCCGGACAGAACGGCCGTATTTTTACGGTAATAAAATTCAAAACCATGAACGACCGCCGCGATGCCGCCGGGCAGCTCTTGTCCGACGCCGAACGGTTGACCCGGATTGGTAAATTCGTGCGCAGAACCTCGCTCGACGAACTCCCCCAACTCTGGAACGTACTGCGGGGCGACATGAGTTTGATTGGGCCGAGGCCTTTGCTGGTCGAGTATTTGCCTTTGTACAATAAAACCCAGCGAAAGCGCCACGATGTGCGTCCTGGTATTACCGGTTGGGCTCAGGTCAACGGCCGCAATACTCTGGGCTGGACTGATAAATTTGCCCATGACGTATGGTACGTCGAACACCTTTCGCTGGGTTTGGACGTAAGGATCGTATTTTTAACTTTGGCAAAAATAATCCGGAGTGAAGGAATAACGTCCGAAACCTCAGCGACCATGGAGAAATTCAGGGGAGGATAG
- a CDS encoding acetyltransferase — protein sequence MLLYGASGHAKVILSILEANGQRVTAIFDDDPEKKLLERIPVIGTYDPKHEPTAPLIISIGYNAVRRQIARHIQHVFGTAIHPTALVDTNVTVGEGSVIMQGAIVQVGTSMGKHVIVNTGATVDHDCKLGDFVHVAPGVTLCGSVQVGENTLIGAGSVVAPNLTIGADCLIAAGSVVTVCVPNGATVRGNPARIIATS from the coding sequence ATGCTGCTATACGGTGCCAGTGGCCATGCCAAGGTGATTCTGTCGATATTGGAAGCTAACGGACAGCGCGTGACGGCCATCTTTGATGATGATCCGGAGAAGAAATTGCTCGAACGAATTCCGGTGATAGGTACCTATGATCCGAAGCATGAACCGACAGCTCCGCTGATTATTTCCATTGGCTACAATGCTGTCCGTAGACAAATCGCCCGCCACATTCAGCATGTTTTTGGAACGGCTATTCATCCAACTGCTCTGGTTGACACGAACGTTACCGTAGGTGAAGGTAGCGTGATCATGCAAGGTGCCATTGTGCAGGTAGGTACCTCAATGGGCAAGCACGTGATCGTAAATACCGGTGCTACAGTCGATCATGATTGTAAATTGGGGGATTTTGTTCATGTGGCTCCCGGCGTCACGCTTTGCGGTTCCGTTCAGGTAGGAGAAAATACACTAATTGGCGCGGGTAGCGTGGTAGCACCGAATCTTACCATCGGAGCCGACTGTCTTATTGCTGCGGGTAGCGTGGTCACCGTTTGTGTTCCCAACGGAGCAACGGTCCGCGGTAATCCCGCCCGAATCATCGCTACCTCATAA
- a CDS encoding DegT/DnrJ/EryC1/StrS family aminotransferase has protein sequence MNNKIWLSSPHMSGREIAYVQQAFDTNWIAPLGPHVDGFERELCDYIGTPHAAALSSGTAALHLALIMLDVKKDDVVMCQSFTFSASANPIVYQGATPVFIDSERDTWNLCPDALEKALTYYTDRGKKPKAVIGVHLYGMPAKLQEVLQICEDFEVPFIEDAAEALGSTYYGRKAGSFGAMSVLSFNGNKIITTSGGGALLSKNEESIRQARFLAMQARDAAPHYQHSQIGYNYRMSNVCAGIGRGQLEVIDERVAQRRANFDFYKGTLGTLPGISFQEEGEWSFSNRWLSCMTVFPQQAGGITRERIRLALEKENIESRPLWKPMHRQPVFSEAPYFGGKVAESLFEHGLCLPSGSNLSELDLQRIAECIKDQFS, from the coding sequence TTGAACAACAAGATCTGGCTTTCTTCTCCGCACATGAGCGGGCGCGAAATCGCTTACGTGCAGCAAGCCTTCGATACGAACTGGATCGCGCCCCTTGGCCCACATGTCGATGGCTTCGAGCGAGAACTTTGCGACTACATAGGTACCCCACATGCGGCGGCTCTGTCGTCGGGTACGGCCGCCCTGCATTTAGCTTTAATTATGTTGGACGTAAAGAAAGACGACGTAGTGATGTGCCAGTCGTTTACCTTCTCTGCTTCGGCCAATCCGATCGTGTATCAGGGTGCTACACCCGTTTTTATCGACAGCGAGCGCGATACCTGGAACCTTTGTCCCGATGCCCTGGAAAAAGCACTCACATATTATACGGATAGAGGCAAAAAGCCAAAGGCAGTCATTGGGGTACATTTGTACGGGATGCCTGCCAAATTGCAAGAGGTACTGCAAATATGTGAAGACTTCGAGGTACCTTTTATTGAAGATGCCGCCGAAGCACTGGGATCGACCTATTATGGTCGAAAGGCGGGTTCTTTTGGAGCCATGTCAGTTCTGTCGTTCAATGGGAACAAAATCATCACGACTTCGGGTGGAGGAGCGCTACTGTCTAAAAACGAAGAATCCATCAGGCAGGCCCGGTTTCTGGCTATGCAGGCGCGTGATGCTGCACCCCATTACCAGCATTCACAAATCGGCTACAACTACCGCATGAGCAATGTGTGCGCGGGAATAGGCCGGGGCCAACTGGAAGTGATTGACGAGCGGGTAGCCCAACGCCGGGCTAATTTCGATTTTTACAAAGGTACCCTGGGTACCTTGCCGGGTATATCTTTTCAGGAAGAAGGCGAATGGAGTTTTTCCAACCGCTGGCTCAGTTGTATGACGGTATTTCCTCAACAAGCAGGCGGAATCACCCGCGAGCGCATCCGCCTGGCTTTGGAAAAAGAAAACATCGAGTCAAGGCCTCTCTGGAAGCCCATGCACCGGCAGCCGGTATTTTCAGAAGCCCCCTATTTTGGTGGTAAGGTAGCGGAATCGCTGTTTGAACATGGACTGTGCCTACCCTCCGGTTCTAATCTGAGTGAGTTGGACTTGCAGCGAATTGCCGAATGCATCAAAGACCAGTTTTCCTAA
- a CDS encoding thioredoxin family protein, producing MKRFHKVFWVGGLILLTTGGGWADGGKDKKARPTESEGIQFTDAAWATVVKKAKAENKIIFLDAYASWCGPCKLLQKNVFTRPDVGELFNKNFINVKVDMERGEGLQLARLFPLEAYPTLFFIEPNGKIVKKVIGYQTPEALIGIGKSVTKSL from the coding sequence ATGAAAAGGTTTCACAAGGTATTCTGGGTAGGGGGATTGATATTGCTGACCACCGGCGGAGGATGGGCCGACGGGGGGAAAGACAAAAAAGCAAGGCCCACCGAAAGTGAAGGAATTCAGTTTACAGACGCAGCCTGGGCAACTGTGGTGAAAAAAGCGAAAGCGGAAAATAAAATCATATTTCTGGATGCCTACGCCAGCTGGTGTGGACCTTGTAAACTGTTGCAAAAGAATGTATTCACCCGTCCTGATGTGGGCGAATTGTTCAACAAGAATTTTATCAACGTCAAGGTAGATATGGAGCGGGGCGAAGGCCTGCAACTCGCCCGCCTGTTTCCTTTAGAAGCTTACCCTACCTTGTTCTTTATTGAGCCAAATGGAAAAATTGTCAAAAAGGTAATCGGGTATCAGACACCCGAAGCGCTGATTGGTATTGGCAAAAGCGTGACGAAATCGCTGTAA
- the yihA gene encoding ribosome biogenesis GTP-binding protein YihA/YsxC: protein MTIQTASYVTSNTDYRLCPPPTLPEYAFIGRSNVGKSSLINMLTQRKGLAKTSQTPGKTQLINHFLVDDAWYLVDLPGYGYAKISKSERAKWEHMIYEYLRYRPNLVCTFVLVDSRHPPQKVDMEFIEQLGEEGIPFHLVFTKADKVKNHELPEKVASYQEKLLETWEELPLSFVTSAEKGQGRDPLLETIQTYNDAFLSSESA from the coding sequence ATGACTATCCAGACCGCCAGCTACGTAACCAGCAATACCGATTACCGGCTGTGCCCGCCCCCTACCTTACCCGAATACGCCTTCATCGGGCGTTCCAATGTGGGCAAGTCATCGCTCATCAACATGCTCACCCAGCGCAAAGGACTGGCCAAAACCTCGCAAACTCCGGGCAAAACGCAGCTTATCAATCATTTTCTGGTGGATGATGCCTGGTACCTGGTCGATTTGCCAGGGTATGGTTACGCCAAGATCAGCAAGTCCGAGCGGGCCAAGTGGGAGCATATGATTTATGAGTACCTTCGCTATCGGCCAAACCTGGTATGTACTTTCGTGCTGGTGGATAGCCGCCATCCTCCCCAAAAGGTAGATATGGAGTTCATCGAGCAGCTCGGCGAAGAAGGCATCCCTTTTCATCTGGTCTTCACCAAAGCCGACAAAGTAAAAAACCACGAACTGCCTGAAAAGGTCGCCAGCTATCAGGAAAAACTGCTGGAAACGTGGGAAGAATTGCCGTTATCCTTTGTGACCTCGGCCGAAAAAGGGCAAGGACGTGATCCTTTACTGGAAACAATACAAACCTACAACGACGCGTTTCTAAGTTCAGAAAGCGCTTAG
- a CDS encoding DUF5606 family protein, which produces MEILKEIANVSGKSGLYRILKPSRSGVIVESLDGKKEKTMIGASARVSVLKDVSIFVVGKQDSVPLSDVFMNIKNIHGDKVEISIKEASDKDLIEFLDKVLPEFDRERVYVSDIKKIISWYNTISENYPGAFEEEESKKTIVASQKSEETATE; this is translated from the coding sequence ATGGAAATACTAAAAGAGATTGCCAATGTGTCAGGCAAGAGTGGCCTGTATCGTATCCTGAAGCCGAGTCGCTCGGGTGTTATTGTGGAAAGCCTGGATGGAAAGAAGGAAAAAACGATGATCGGGGCCAGTGCGCGGGTGTCGGTGCTTAAGGATGTATCCATTTTTGTGGTAGGCAAACAGGATTCAGTGCCTCTTTCGGATGTATTCATGAATATCAAGAATATTCATGGTGATAAGGTAGAGATTTCTATTAAAGAAGCTTCCGATAAAGACCTGATCGAATTTTTAGATAAAGTACTTCCTGAGTTTGACCGGGAACGCGTGTACGTATCTGACATCAAGAAAATCATTTCCTGGTACAATACGATTTCGGAGAATTATCCCGGCGCCTTTGAAGAAGAGGAATCAAAAAAAACTATCGTAGCCAGTCAAAAGAGCGAAGAAACAGCCACGGAATAG
- the deoC gene encoding deoxyribose-phosphate aldolase produces MSNPTPIHLNSYIDHTLLSPIASETDIRKLCEEAWLHAFKAVCIAPTYVRYTREMLEFCPIPIEIATVVGFPLGYATTSTKLHEAENALRDGATELDVVMNLAQFKSIAYLSVQDELRQLIELAHASHTLVKVIIETAYLDQFELHTACEICAEAQADFVKTSTGFAPAGADPATIALLRELLPESIRIKASGGIRTHEQAMALIEAGASRLGTSAGVSLMSKA; encoded by the coding sequence GTGAGCAATCCCACCCCCATACATCTTAACTCCTACATCGATCACACGCTGCTTAGCCCCATCGCCAGCGAAACGGACATTCGCAAGTTGTGTGAGGAAGCATGGCTACATGCATTCAAGGCAGTGTGTATAGCCCCTACTTATGTACGCTATACCCGGGAGATGCTTGAATTTTGTCCCATTCCGATTGAAATTGCTACGGTGGTCGGATTTCCCCTGGGTTATGCTACAACCAGCACTAAACTTCATGAAGCCGAAAATGCTCTGCGCGACGGAGCTACTGAGTTGGACGTGGTAATGAATCTGGCACAATTCAAGTCCATAGCCTACCTTAGCGTGCAGGACGAACTACGCCAGCTCATAGAATTAGCCCATGCCAGCCACACGCTTGTAAAGGTGATTATCGAGACTGCCTATCTGGATCAGTTTGAACTCCACACGGCCTGTGAAATTTGTGCGGAAGCGCAGGCTGATTTTGTCAAAACTTCCACAGGCTTTGCTCCTGCGGGTGCCGACCCTGCTACCATAGCCTTACTACGCGAGCTACTACCTGAGTCAATAAGGATCAAGGCTTCAGGTGGCATTCGCACCCACGAGCAGGCAATGGCATTGATTGAGGCGGGTGCCAGCCGGCTGGGGACGTCAGCCGGCGTATCTCTAATGAGCAAAGCATGA
- a CDS encoding glycosyltransferase, whose protein sequence is MKRVLLLSTVHPFADPRIVYKIAPALARRYEVMLALPGLLSPGQTGVRTSVKLPRFRQLLFRLLFCHPVVLWKCLRFRPDVVHIFVPELIPLAFVFRFFGARIVYEIQENLYKKFALKRYNNEFIFRYFFHLFDHLARRNFYCILTEDAYRDEYRKLRYPSAIIHNYAALPFLDSLPVPSKPLTDRPFFIYSGVISLERSFDILVAAVALLVKTCPEVQIHLFGPIRFSEGEMELLPHFKTIQPNLVFYGYTDQRVALAQAHKAIAGLALLKPVGDYPDSYTTKLFEYMALRIPVITSDFPLYQQVVEKHRCGFCVSPYDAPALAERMQELVADPAERQIMGERGREAVKNKYNWQSEERILMEYYRTILGEAPLAEPRF, encoded by the coding sequence ATGAAACGGGTTTTGCTACTTAGCACCGTGCATCCATTCGCCGATCCCCGCATCGTGTATAAAATCGCACCCGCCCTGGCCCGGCGGTATGAGGTCATGCTGGCGCTACCTGGTTTGCTTTCGCCTGGTCAGACGGGCGTGAGGACCTCGGTAAAACTACCCCGCTTTCGCCAGTTATTATTTCGGCTACTTTTTTGCCATCCCGTCGTACTTTGGAAATGCCTGCGGTTTCGCCCCGACGTGGTACACATCTTTGTTCCTGAACTAATCCCCCTGGCATTTGTCTTCCGATTTTTCGGAGCCCGCATTGTCTATGAAATTCAGGAGAATCTTTACAAAAAGTTTGCCCTGAAACGCTACAACAACGAATTCATATTCAGATATTTTTTTCACCTTTTCGACCATCTGGCCCGACGAAACTTTTACTGTATTCTTACTGAAGATGCTTACCGGGATGAGTATCGGAAATTGAGGTACCCCTCCGCCATAATTCATAATTATGCGGCACTGCCTTTTCTGGATAGCCTGCCCGTACCCTCCAAGCCCCTTACCGACCGTCCTTTTTTTATTTACAGTGGCGTCATTTCCCTTGAAAGGTCATTCGATATCTTAGTAGCTGCGGTAGCGCTGCTTGTCAAGACTTGCCCTGAAGTTCAGATTCACCTGTTCGGTCCCATCCGATTTTCAGAAGGAGAGATGGAATTGTTGCCGCACTTCAAAACAATTCAACCGAATCTGGTTTTTTATGGCTATACTGATCAGCGCGTTGCCCTTGCACAGGCTCACAAGGCGATCGCCGGCCTCGCGCTGCTCAAACCCGTAGGAGATTATCCCGATTCCTATACTACTAAGCTTTTTGAGTACATGGCGCTCAGGATTCCGGTCATCACTTCGGATTTTCCTCTGTATCAGCAGGTAGTCGAAAAACATCGGTGCGGTTTTTGTGTATCTCCCTATGATGCTCCGGCCCTAGCTGAAAGAATGCAGGAGTTGGTGGCGGATCCGGCAGAGCGGCAAATAATGGGCGAAAGAGGCCGTGAGGCCGTGAAAAATAAGTATAATTGGCAGAGTGAGGAGCGGATTCTTATGGAGTATTACCGTACTATACTTGGTGAAGCTCCTTTGGCCGAGCCAAGATTTTGA